The sequence GGGAATTGTTTTTGGAATGGCATCGCACACACAGGCGGAAAGAAGGTCACTGCTAGAACCAAGAGATGGTACAAGGATGTCGGTCTTGGGTTCAAGACTCCCtctggtgagttgtgctGCTCGTTTTTTTGAGAAGGTTTAGGTGTATTGGACAATGGGGGAATATGATACGGGATCGTCGAAGTGGATGTCCTGCTATCTCGTCGCCCACGTCGCCTCGATCATACgtaaaagaagaagaacgataGTCAACCGTCAGAATGGGTTTACTGATCTGAACGTACCACTCGCAGAGGCTATCAACGGTACCTACATCGACAAGAAGTGCCCCTTCACCGGTGATGTTTCCATCCGAGGAAGAATCTTGACTGGTGTCGTCCACTCCACCAAGATGaccaacaccatcatcatccgaagaGAGTACTTGCACTTGTGAGTGAAAATTTCCTCGTCAATACGACAATCCCAGAAAGACGACCATACCGCGAGGTACAATGGAGCGTATACTGATGATCTTATGAATCATCGTAGCATCCCCAAATACCGACGATACGAGAAACGACACAAGAACCTCGCCGTCCACTGCTCCCCCGCTTTCCGAGTCGAGCAAGGTGACCAAGTTACCGTTGGTGAGTATTTCCTTCTATAcacgatcaatcaacctcgGCTGTTGTAGGTCATGAATGTTAACTAATCTTATGATTTGACTACAGGTCAATGCCGACCTCTCTCCAAAACCGTCCGATTCAACGTCCTCCGAGTATCCAAGAACAAGGCTGCCAAGGGTTTCGCCAAGTTCTAAGATGGTTGTTTGAGattggattgggattgttAGGGCAGTGTATACTTGATGCATAGCATTATCACGAATTGTCTTGGTGGTTTGTGGGTTGCAATAAGTGGCTTTAGGACTTGAGCTGGGAAACGGGGTTGTTCGTTCGGATTGTTACGCCGTCAGCGTACAGGACTGGAGTCTCTATGACACATGCCACTGTGCAGCTTTGTCCACTCTAGCTGCTTTGCGTGGATGTCAGTCATTCGCACTTCCTGTTCGTCTGCAGGAATTGCCTGACAAACAAAATCTTGTGCCTCTGATTGTATCCTAGTGAGACCAATTCAATGTCCCTCCACCTGCACTGACCACCTAAGTAGTCAGTCAGGTTAGTGATTATTGAGGATTGTGATCAATTCACATTCTATGACCATACTCTAGACGCAGCATGTCCGAACGTACCCCTCTGCTCCCCACGCATACAAACGCAGAAGCAGGGCCGAGTCGCCCAGTACCGCAAGCAACCTTGAACACCGAAGCCAACATACTCATTTCCCacctcaaatcaccttcgACCGTATCCTACGCTCCCTTAAACCTACAGATAGACCTAGCAGTACATCTATATGCCTTACATCTACTAGATCCGAAGCGATACAAAAGCCATGTATCTATTAGAGCGAGGATATCAGATTCTGAGCTGGGTAGGAAATTGAGAGAGGCTATTAATGATCGGATAGAGGATCTGTTGGATGGGCATTGTAATTTGGCTGAAagtgttgatgaggatgaagatggagatggcgAGATGCAGGGGATATTCTGGAGACGGTGGAGAGTCAATGAGGATAACGATAGAGCGGTCAATGGTATGTGCATGTGATGATCTCTCGAAAAGGGGATCTGATGGCTGACTGATAAAGGATATTCCATGTTCGTATATAGTGATCGATTTGTTATTACCTCCTTTCGcaccttcttcccatccttcgcCTTTCCAATCTCATCCGCTCGTACGTCATATCTTAGAATTGACATGGAATAgaggtgtatatatacaagatGTGCATCCCCAGACCAGACTTTCCAGACTGCAGAGGAGGATAGCGGAGATCGCTACACCGtcgtgagtgatcatcatctGGTCGACCTCTGTAAACGAAGCAACGAGCTGATTCAAATGCATACACGTATAACAAGGCGACtacaccttcttcacctcttgTATTTCCTCATCCTCTATGGCTTGACATTGGGTATATCTCTATCGCATGGGAATAGGATATCACCCTACGACCCGTCTTCGGAGAACCCAAGGTGGTCGAGGCGGGAGGTATGGTGGGTGCTATGGGCAGGATCAGACTTGATACATGTATGTCAAGcctttctcccttccttaTCTTCCAATCGAATTGAAAACCAAGCTGAAACAGTGATCATGCCGTCTAGTCGATCCAATATCCAATACCCACCATCCGACGAGTCCTCCTACtacccctccatctctcattcctcctatccctcttcccctcatacGGTCAGCTATCGtacaccctcctcctcctctccatcccaaCGATGACATTCTCCCTCGTGCTTCCCAATACCCCATCCatacccatcctccttccaagTCTACTACCTCTGTCAATCCTGCTCAAGCGAATACTAGTCCGCTCAGTCCGATCAGCCGGTTTACTCATGCCATTGGTACTGGGGCTGTTCGTACTTTTCAGCTGGTCGATGAATGGAGATATATTCAGGGGGTTCTATCAAACCCTCTCTTCACGTACGATCACCGTGCTCTACACAACTGCAAACACCAAGATCTACACCCCGCTCCAAACTCAAGTCGCAGAACCGATAGAAGAAGGCATATCACCCTTCGCAGCAAGGCTCACCATATTCatcaccctctctctcctcctggTCTTCTCAATGCTCTTAACTGCCTCAAGGGCAATTATGACCCCTCGCGAGCGATGGGATCGAGAGGAcgagagaagatggaaaggagCTGTGAAAGAGGGTGATAATTGGGAGAAAGAGTTTGGTGTGCGCGTGGCTGGAGAGGCTAGAGAGGGTTTTTGTGAGGGGGTGAAGAGGTATACTTGGGGATGTGTTTGTGAaatggatgaggaagaggcggGAAGAGCTCAAGTGGGGTATGAGAGTATCACTGGAGGGACAATCGATGGTGTTTCTGCAACTGAGGGTGGACCGAGAAATAAACACGACCAAGTAGGATATCACGGCTCATCGTCTAAACCTATCTCACCGGTcttacctccccctcttaATCTCATTACACTCCCCCTCGATATATTAAGCATGATGCCTCTTGGACATTTGTCGGATACAGTGGATAAGGCAAGATACAGCATACGGCTTGTCATAGCTGCTTTAGTCTGTTTACCGTTCTATCTCGTATCGATGTTGTATCGCTCGTAGCCCTTCAGAAATGCAATACAGGATGCAATGAACCTCCTCAAATCCACTACTTCATTCGCAGAGTGTCCAGGTCAGATCCAGATCCGGTAGTCATCTGGTAATGCAGCAATTGAGTTTAGCTTATCAGATGTGCTTGAGATTAAGTTTGAGAGCATTATTAgtatgggaagatgagagatttACTAGCACACTTCCAATGAGATGCTGAACTGCAAAACCAGAGTAAAGTTCTTTCCAAAGGCGCTCGCTGGATTAGCGTATAGCTTGGTTCTTGGCGATTGATGAAGCTAGGTTCGAAGATCTGATATTACTAGGCCTTACCAGGAAAGAGCAACGTTGCCAAAGTACACGAATCGGCTCCACCGGCAACACAGCCTCTGGTAACGGTGACACCATTCTCTTGATTGGGTAGTATGTCGTGTTGACATGTATGATACAGACGGACGAACCAAGATATTGGGTCGGTCTTCCGAGACACCATGTTCACCGTGACCATGTGGCATTCGTTTATACCGTTCTCGGTGGCCGTATATCGTATAACAATGGTATGGTCCAATGTCCGAAGTACATTTCCGGACATACATAATTGCATGCAGCACATAATGGACTATTCCGAGACTTACGGTTATGTATAGGTCTGGTAAGAA comes from Kwoniella bestiolae CBS 10118 chromosome 1, complete sequence and encodes:
- a CDS encoding 40S ribosomal protein uS17, translated to MAEQTQSAFQKQPIFQNAKSRGGKKVTARTKRWYKDVGLGFKTPSEAINGTYIDKKCPFTGDVSIRGRILTGVVHSTKMTNTIIIRREYLHFIPKYRRYEKRHKNLAVHCSPAFRVEQGDQVTVGQCRPLSKTVRFNVLRVSKNKAAKGFAKF